The following coding sequences lie in one Manis pentadactyla isolate mManPen7 chromosome Y, mManPen7.hap1, whole genome shotgun sequence genomic window:
- the LOC118935953 gene encoding matrix-remodeling-associated protein 5 gives MPTWTPWRALSVVLILLWGHPRPALACPHPCACYVPSEVHCTFRSLASVPAGISKHVERINLGFNSIQALSETSFAGLTKLELLMVHGNDIPRIPDGALRDLSSLQVFKFSYNKLRVITGQTLQGLWNLLRLHMDHNKIEFIHPQAFHGLTALRLLHLEGNMLHQLHPSTFSTFTFLDYFRLSTLRHLYLAENMIRTLPTGMLQNMPLLENLYLHGNPWSCDCDMAWFLEWDAKSKGVLKCKKDKAYEGGQLCALCSSPKKLYKQEIHKLRNVTCVKPSIESPLRQNKSRGNEEDQEREEDDASLLSPEGFQSAPWNMSLNMTDEHGNAVDLACTIKKPRDVYKIHLNQTDPPQIDINATIALNLDCPMTRENYEKLWKLIAYYSEVPVRLRREHAVGKDPHVGYQYRQDPDHDALYYTGVRARVLTQPGWVMQPTIDIQLDRRQSTPKNVLLSYHSQYCLSMPTEDAQRSRSRSWVMIEPGEAVKRAQTVLEGSPCHLSCNVRASESPSIFWVLPGGSVLKAPMEDQEGKFSILTSGWLRIKSTEQADSGLYQCIAQVRDEMDRMAYRVLVQPPATQPPERHTVTIRKNPGDSVMLPCDALAIPEAQLSWILPNNRIINDLANISHAYMLANGTLSIPKVQVSDSGYYRCVAVNQQGEDHFTVEVAVSKKGSGRSSKRGRHSGGKTLSRAKEDVAEDDGGSGIGGEDTSRTALHPKDQEVFVKTKGDAVTKKTKTGRRKLKPWKGSEKEPETNIAEGRRVFESRRRINMANKQINPERWADILARVRGKNVPKATEVPQVIETTTPSSGGLQGRPLLPADPPPSISPVQTTTSADESSADMSLFAEDDHASSAVSAIRLDPEHGHSGVMLAEPKGMNTPREEFIEGEFSEKTQDATPTDVDSTRAKATTRTSVPYEYSTVWTLDTVYKEPMNEHTAPKGWSTVDAESMPEPTSKGYGSPLAASEAVPYSYPEVQTHPQGKEDKMQEVTSTHLPLTSILWVYDSRTSEPHGDPTFREPEVPTKAHAQGEIEHTQLANGGFSTQGNLLVQAGTDEDSQMLQEGDMLARDATESRRPESQGTDAESTTVLDSALRAVNTVTPIQRPWESTPGTFLDKDATTEAVTMATQKAASVSGPTAPPPRKRPNGRKRLRPHRFRHRHKEAPLTTLAPSDNFSTPLSQVPEAQTAHQGEGSLVPASWVHSTVGFPKQLERVKQAELVTKGTPRRKHRKRPNKHHFMPSPGSSPASAPKPSFYGQESVIPPSSETVRLSTPIPLRTGDPRETTRVEEDMPTSANIHLSPYELQDTTPVTQKPVSEEKETKKYDMTSINDYKTDASAPGDSDINAASPSGSEVSTVGKFKEESASSGFAGAPSWNVSKAAAWGKLQTDTPGTASLQTLIDSPFLWTESPDPDFPSEFSPVVASTLFPQEEGVASTTVLSVKVESPPSQVETTVRGQGHHEITPGAPGPQNHVPIPASSEGPVTEFLPTAPVTLAQTATPPISLISRASSTWAYSKENVFYKYVGTSETKTPLETHEPTQSVLRPNELSTPLPNHGEFNFTAKQELGREALDARTKNSLARDPESHPHQDGRLQVLPSPGRLPARPIPASVATQSSVRHLATSQPPPPLTNKPEVTAYPSRVLPENKPFKSPRFPSTTPVVPRHRFKPSVPAKFPKQGTDQLNSNFKAFGNNNIPDLRDPLGKRPSSTVPHYPNGRFPFFLNPTLSFPHLGVTAKPPIPTSPAPVMRERNLNPGPYNRLHSQSVIHVDFGPPAPPLAQPPRTAAPPSRALHHKPVVHSTQSSLAFVPSVQPSRNFPQSSSKLFSAGGAPASKFWTLGEKPQIISKLPQTVSVIAETDAVFPCEATGKPKPLITWTKVSTGALMTPNTRAERFEVLKNGTFVIRNVHVQDHGRYMCVAKNLHGVDRMVVLLSVTVRQPQILASHYQDVTVYLGDTILMECLAQGTPAPQISWIFPDRRVWQTVSAVEGRVTLHENRTLSIKEASFADRGVYKCVASNTAGADSLAIRLHVAALPPVIHQEKLENISLPPGLSIHIHCTAKAAPVPSVRWVTADGTQIRPSQFINGNLFVFPNGTLYIRNLAPKDSGRYECVATNMVGSSRRTVQLTVRRAAVNARITGASPQRTNVRYGATLRLDCSASGDPWPRILWRLPSKQMMDALFSFDTRIKVFANGTLVVKSVTDKDAGDYLCVARNKVGDDFVVLKVNVVMKPAKIEHKEENDHRVFYGGDLKVDCVATGLPNPEISWSLPDGSLVNSFMQSDDGGGRTQRFVVFNNGTLYFNEVGMREEGDYTCFAENQVGKDEMRVRVKVVTEPAAIRNKTYSVVQVPYGNVVTVACEAKGEPTPRVTWFSPTNRLIPTSSEKYQIYQDGTLLIQKAQRSDSGNYTCVVKNSAGEDRKTVWIHVNVQPPRINGNPDAITTVREIAPRGSRKLIDCQAEGIPTPRVLWAFPEGVVLPAPYYGNRIVIHRNGTLDIRSLRKTDSIQLACIGRNEGGEARLIVQLTVLEPVEKPVFHDPVSEKITAMAGHTISLNCSAVGTPVPSLLWVLPNGTELQSGHQLHRFYHKAGGTLHISGLSSMDAGAYRCVARNAAGHSERLVSLKVGLKPEIHNQYHNLVTIINGETLQLHCIPPGGPQAHVSWTLPSGLILGGPHTHGRFSLWENGTLTVRDASVFDRGTYVCKADTKYGPSVVNFPVIVIAYPPRITSEPTPVMYTRLGTTVKISCMATAIPKAEITWELPDKSHLTAGAQARLYGNRFLHPQGSLTIQQATQRDAGFYKCTAKNILGSDSKTTYIHIY, from the exons CAGAGAACATGATAAGAACGCTCCCCACGGGTATGCTTCAGAACATGCCGCTACTGGAGAACCTTTACCTGCACGGGAACCCATGGTCCTGTGACTGTGACATGGCATGGTTTCTGGAATGGGACGCAAAATCCAAAG GGGTTCTGAAGTGTAAGAAGGACAAAGCCTATGAAGGGGGTCAGCTGTGCGCCCTGTGCTCCAGTCCCAAGAAGTTGTACAAACAAGAGATTCACAAGCTGAGGAACGTCACCTGTGTCAAGCCTTCCATAGAGTCTCCTCTGAGACAGAACAAGAGCAGGGGGAACGAAGAGGACCAGGAACGTGAGGAGGACGATGCCAGCCTGCTCTCTCCGGAGGGATTCCAGTCCGCCCCCTGGAACATGTCTTTGAATATGACAGACGAGCATGGAAACGCGGTGGACTTGGCTTGCACCATCAAGAAGCCGAGGGATGTGTACAAAATTCACTTGAATCAAACGGATCCTCCACAGATTGATATCAATGCAACAATCGCCTTGAACTTGGACTGTCCAATGACTcgagaaaactatgaaaagctGTGGAAACTGATTGCGTATTACAGCGAGGTGCCTGTTAGGCTGCGCCGAGAACACGCGGTCGGCAAAGACCCCCACGTCGGCTACCAGTACAGGCAAGATCCTGACCATGATGCTCTGTACTACACAGGCGTCAGAGCCCGTGTTCTCACCCAGCCAGGATGGGTCATGCAGCCGACCATAGATATCCAACTGGACCGGCGTCAGAGCACCCCCAAAAACGTGCTACTCTCCTACCACTCCCAGTATTGCCTGTCAATGCCCACCGAAGATGCCCAGCGGTCTCGGAGCAGAAGCTGGGTGATGATCGAGCCAGGTGAAGCTGTGAAGAGGGCTCAGACTGTCTTGGAAGGGAGCCCATGCCATCTGAGCTGCAACGTGAGGGCTTCTGAGAGTCCATCCATCTTCTGGGTGCTCCCAGGCGGCTCTGTCTTAAAAGCACCCATGGAAGACCAGGAAGGCAAGTTCTCCATCCTCACTAGCGGCTGGCTGAGGATCAAATCGACAGAGCAGGCGGATTCGGGTTTGTATCAGTGCATCGCTCAGGTGAGGGATGAAATGGACCGAATGGCGTACAGGGTCCTGGTGCAGCCACCCGCCACTCAACCACCTGAAAGGCACACAGTGACGATTCGTAAGAACCCAGGCGACTCTGTGATGTTGCCTTGCGATGCCCTGGCCATCCCCGAAGCCCAGCTGAGCTGGATTCTTCCAAATAACAGGATAATTAATGATCTGGCCAACATATCGCATGCATACATGTTGGCCAATGGAACGCTTTCCATCCCAAAGGTCCAAGTCAGTGACAGCGGTTACTATCGATGTGTGGCCGTCAACCAGCAAGGGGAAGATCATTTTACCGTGGAGGTCGCAGTGAGCAAGAAAGGATCTGGCAGGTCATCAAAAAGAGGCAGACACTCGGGTGGGAAGACTCTTTCCAGAGCCAAAGAAGATGTCGCGGAGGATGACGGGGGCTCAGGCATAGGAGGTGAAGACACTTCCAGGACAGCTCTGCATCCAAAGGACCAAGAGGTGTTCGTCAAAACGAAGGGCGATGCCGTCACGAAGAAAACCAAGACGGGGCGAAGAAAACTGAAACCGTGGAAGGGTTCTGAGAAAGAGCCAGAGACAAACATCGCAGAGGGTCGCAGAGTGTTTGAGTCCCGAAGAAGGATCAATATGGCAAACAAACAGATTAATCCCGAGCGCTGGGCAGATATTTTAGCCAGAGTACGTGGGAAAAATGTCCCCAAGGCCACAGAAGTGCCGCAGGTCATTGAAACCACCACTCCCTCCTCAGGGGGGCTTCAAGGGAGACCCCTGCTGCCTGCTGACCCTCCCCCATCAATATCACCTGTGCAGACCACCACCAGTGCCGACGAATCCTCAGCAGATATGTCCCTATTCGCTGAGGATGACCACGCTTCCAGTGCTGTGTCCGCAATCAGGTTGGATCCTGAACACGGTCATAGTGGGGTGATGCTTGCTGAACCCAAAGGGATGAACACACCTCGGGAAGAATTTATTGAGGGTGAGTTTTCTGAGAAGACCCAGGATGCAACGCCCACTGATGTTGACTCAACACGGGCTAAGGCCACTACCCGGACATCTGTGCCCTATGAATATTCTACCGTATGGACCCTAGACACAGTCTACAAAGAGCCGATGAATGAACACACAGCCCCCAAGGGCTGGTCTACAGTAGATGCTGAATCCATGCCAGAGCCTACATCAAAGGGGTATGGGTCTCCACTGGCTGCCTCTGAGGCAGTGCCATATTCCTACCCAGAGGTGCAGACTCATCCACAAGGCAAAGAAGATAAAATGCAAGAAGTGACTTCCACACACTTGCCTCTCACCTCCATTCTGTGGGTATATGACTCCAGGACATCTGAGCCACATGGAGACCCCACTTTCAGAGAGCCAGAGGTCCCCACAAAAGCACACGCACAAGGTGAAATAGAGCACACCCAGCTTGCCAATGGTGGTTTCAGCACTCAAGGCAACCTGTTGGTGCAAGCGGGCACAGATGAGGATTCTCAGATGCTACAGGAAGGAGACATGCTGGCAAGAGACGCCACAGAGTCCAGACGTCCAGAGAGTCAGGGGACGGACGCGGAATCCACCACTGTGCTTGACTCTGCCCTGCGAGCGGTGAATACCGTCACCCCCATTCAGCGACCCTGGGAATCCACCCCTGGCACCTTCCTGGACAAGGATGCCACCACAGAAGCAGTGACGATGGCAACTCAAAAGGCCGCTTCTGTTTCGGGGCCGACCGCACCCCCTCCTCGGAAGAGACCCAACGGCAGGAAGAGGTTGCGCCCCCACAGATTCCGACACCGCCATAAAGAAGCCCCACTCACCACTTTGGCCCCATCGGACAATTTTTCTACTCCATTATCACAAGTACCTGAAGCACAGACTGCACACCAAGGGGAGGGTTCGCTGGTTCCTGCATCTTGGGTCCACAGCACAGTCGGGTTCCCCAAACAGTTGGAAAGGGTCAAGCAGGCAGAGCTGGTAACCAAGGGAACCCCACGaaggaagcacaggaagaggccaAATAAACATCACTTTATGCCTTCTCCAGGGAGCTCTCCTGCTTCCGCACCTAAGCCCAGCTTTTACGGACAGGAAAGTGTTATTCCTCCTAGTTCAGAAACTGTACGTTTATCGACACCCATTCCTCTGAGGACTGGGGACCCACGTGAGACAACCAGAGTGGAAGAGGATATGCCAACCTCTGCAAACATACATCTATCTCCCTATGAGCTCCAAGACACAACGCCAGTGACACAGAAGCCTGTATCTGAAGAGAAGGAAACCAAGAAATACGACATGACAAGCATCAATGATTACAAAACCGATGCTTCAGCCCCTGGCGACTCAGACATTAACGCTGCATCCCCTTCTGGCTCTGAAGTGTCCACGGTGGGAAAATTTAAGGAGGAATCAGCTTCTTCTGGCTTTGCAGGAGCTCCGAGCTGGAATGTCTCAAAGGCAGCCGCATGGGGGAAGTTGCAGACAGACACACCTGGCACCGCGTCTTTGCAAACCCTTATAGACTCACCGTTTTTATGGACTGAGTCGCCGGATCCGGATTTTCCCTCCGAGTTTTCACCTGTTGTAGCCTCGACGTTATTTCCGCAGGAAGAAGGTGTAGCTTCTACTACTGTGCTGAGTGTAAAAGTAGAGTCGCCTCCGAGTCAGGTGGAAACCACCGTGAGGGGTCAGGGACATCATGAGATCACCCCAGGTGCCCCAGGGCCCCAGAATCATGTCCCTATTCCTGCCTCCTCCGAGGGGCCAGTGACTGAATTCCTTCCCACGGCTCCTGTGACTTTAGCACAAACCGCCACACCGCCCATCTCTCTTATTTCAAGGGCATCTTCCACGTGGGCATATTCCAAGGAAAATGTCTTCTACAAGTACGTGGGGACGTCAGAAACCAAAACACCCCTGGAGACTCACGAACCGACTCAAAGTGTGTTGAGGCCAAATGAATTATCCACTCCCTTGCCCAACCACGGCGAATTTAACTTCACTGCAAAGCAGGAGTTGGGACGGGAAGCATTGGATGCAAGGACCAAAAACAGTCTTGCACGTGACCCAGAGAGTCACCCCCACCAGGATGGGAGGCTCCAAGTGCTTCCTTCTCCAGGCAGACTTCCTGCCAGACCCATCCCAGCGTCCGTGGCCACACAAAGCTCCGTTAGACATCTTGCAACttcccagccccctcctcccttGACCAACAAACCAGAAGTAACTGCATATCCTTCAAGGGTCTTGCCAGAGAACAAGCCCTTTAAGAGTCCAAGATTCCCAAGTACGACTCCTGTTGTGCCACGGCACCGGTTCAAACCCAGTGTTCCTGCAAAATTTCCCAAGCAGGGAACTGACCAACTGAACAGCAATTTCAAAGCTTTTGGAAATAACAACATCCCAGATCTAAGAGACCCTTTGGGCAAGCGTCCAAGTTCAACAGTCCCTCATTATCCCAATGGAAGATTCCCTTTCTTTTTGAACCCGACGCTTTCTTTCCCGCATTTGGGGGTTACTGCAAAGCCTCCCATACCTACCTCTCCTGCCCCCGTGATGAGAGAGAGAAACCTCAACCCAGGCCCCTACAATAGGCTACATTCTCAGAGCGTCATCCACGTGGACTTCGGACCCCCTGCCCCTCCGTTAGCGCAGCCTCCCCGGACGGCGGCACCACCCTCCAGAGCCTTGCACCACAAGCCTGTGGTCCACTCCACCCAGAGCTCCCTGGCCTTTGTGCCATCTGTCCAGCCCTCCAGAAACTTCCCTCAGAGCAGCTCAAAGCTCTTCTCTGCCGGAGGTGCCCCAGCCTCCAAGTTCTGGACGCTTGGGGAAAAGCCACAGATCATCAGCAAACTGCCTCAGACCGTGTCTGTCATTGCAGAGACAGATGCCGTGTTCCCATGTGAGGCTACGGGGAAACCGAAGCCTCTCATTACCTGGACGAAGGTTTCCACAG GTGCTCTTATGACCCCCAACACCCGAGCAGAACGGTTCGAAGTTCTCAAGAATGGCACCTTCGTCATCCGAAACGTACACGTCCAGGACCATGGCCGGTACATGTGCGTGGCCAAAAACTTGCACGGCGTGGACAGGATGGTGGTCTTGCTGTCTGTCACTGTGCGGCAGCCCCAAATCCTGGCCTCCCACTACCAGGATGTCACCGTCTACCTGGGGGACACGATTTTGATGGAGTGTCTGGCCCAGGGGACCCCAGCTCCCCAAATATCCTGGATCTTCCCCGACAGGAGGGTGTGGCAGACCGTGTCCGCCGTGGAGGGCAGGGTCACGCTGCACGAAAACCGGACCCTGTCCATCAAAGAGGCATCCTTCGCAGACAGAGGCGTGTACAAGTGCGTGGCCAGCAACACCGCCGGGGCGGACAGCCTGGCCATCCGCCTGCACGTGGCGGCGCTGCCCCCGGTCATCCACCAGGAGAAGCTGGAGAACATCTCGCTGCCCCCGGGGCTGAGCATTCATATCCACTGCACCGCCAAGGCTGCACCCGTGCCCAGTGTGCGCTGGGTGACCGCAGACGGCACCCAGATCCGCCCTTCGCAGTTCATCAACGGGAACTTGTTCGTCTTCCCCAATGGGACGCTGTACATCCGGAATCTGGCGCCCAAGGACAGCGGCCGCTACGAGTGTGTGGCCACCAACATGGTGGGCTCCTCAAGGAGGACAGTGCAGCTGACCGTGAGGCGGGCGGCGGTCAACGCGCGCATCACCGGCGCCTCCCCGCAGAGGACCAATGTGCGGTACGGGGCCACCCTGAGGCTCGACTGCAGCGCCTCGGGGGACCCCTGGCCACGCATCCTCTGGAGGCTACCGTCCAAGCAGATGATGGATGCACTCTTCAG CTTTGATACGAGGATCAAGGTGTTTGCCAACGGGACCCTGGTGGTGAAATCCGTCACAGACAAAGATGCGGGGGACTACCTGTGTGTGGCCCGGAATAAGGTCGGCGATGACTTCGTCGTGCTCAAGGTGAACGTGGTCATGAAACCGGCCAAGATCGAACACAAAGAGGAGAATGACCACAGGGTCTTCTACGGGGGTGACCTGAAAGTGGACTGCGTGGCCACCGGGCTTCCCAATCCTGAAATCTCCTGGAGTCTCCCAGATGGCAGCCTGGTCAACTCTTTTATGCAGTCGGACGATGGCGGTGGACGCACTCAACGCTTTGTCGTTTTCAACAACGGGACCCTCTACTTCAATGAGGTGGGCATGCGGGAAGAAGGCGATTACACCTGCTTTGCTGAAAATCAGGTTGGCAAGGATGAGATGAGGGTGCGCGTCAAGGTGGTGACCGAGCCGGCTGCCATCCGCAACAAGACGTACTCTGTGGTGCAGGTGCCCTATGGCAACGTGGTCACCGTGGCGTGTGAGGCCAAAGGGGAGCCCACGCCCAGGGTGACCTGGTTTTCTCCCACCAACCGGCTCATCCCCACCTCCTCCGAGAAGTACCAGATATATCAGGACGGCACTCTGCTCATCCAGAAAGCCCAGCGCTCAGACAGCGGTAACTACACTTGTGTGGTCAAGAACAGCGCTGGCGAGGACAGGAAGACGGTGTGGATTCACGTCAATGTGCAGCCACCCAGAATCAACGGGAACCCCGACGCCATCACCACCGTGCGGGAGATAGCACCTAGGGGCAGTCGGAAGCTCATCGACTGCCAAGCGGAAGGCATCCCCACCCCGAGAGTCCTCTGGGCCTTTCCTGAGGGTGTGGTCCTGCCAGCCCCATACTACGGGAACCGGATCGTTATCCATCGCAACGGCACGCTGGACATCAGGAGTCTAAGGAAGACCGACTCCATCCAGCTGGCATGCATTGGGCGCAACGAAGGAGGGGAAGCCAGGCTGATTGTCCAGCTCACGGTTTTGGAGCCAGTGGAGAAGCCTGTCTTCCACGACCCGGTCAGCGAGAAGATCACCGCCATGGCCGGACACACCATCAGCCTCAACTGCTCGGCCGTGGGGACCCCCGTGCCCAGTCTGCTGTGGGTCCTTCCGAATGGGACGGAGCTGCAGAGTGGCCACCAGCTGCACAGATTCTACCATAAGGCGGGAGGGACGTTGCACATCAGCGGGCTCTCATCCATGGACGCTGGGGCTTACCGCTGTGTGGCCCGGAATGCCGCGGGCCACTCGGAGAGGCTGGTGTCTCTGAAGGTGGGGCTGAAACCTGAAATTCACAACCAATACCACAACTTGGTGACCATCATCAATGGCGAGACCCTCCAGCTGCACTGCATCCCTCCAGGGGGACCGCAGGCACATGTTTCCTGGACACTGCCCAGCGGCCTGATTCTGGGGGGCCCACACACACACGGACGCTTTTCGCTTTGGGAAAATGGCACCCTCACGGTGCGGGATGCCTCGGTGTTTGACAGGGGGACCTACGTGTGCAAGGCGGACACCAAGTACGGCCCTTCCGTCGTGAATTTCCCAGTTATTGTGATCGCTTACCCACCCCGGATTACCAGTGAGCCCACGCCCGTCATGTACACCCGGCTTGGGACCACCGTGAAGATCAGCTGCATGGCCACGGCGATCCCCAAAGCTGAGATAACGTGGGAGCTGCCGGACAAGTCGCATCTGACTGCCGGGGCCCAGGCCCGTCTGTACGGAAACAGATTCCTTCACCCCCAGGGATCCTTAACCATCCAGCAAGCCACGCAGAGAGATGCAGGTTTCTACAAATGCACCGCCAAAAACATCCTTGGCAGTGACTCAAAGACCACTTACATCCACATCTACTGA